The genomic region ATATGGCATTTGTGTTAGTTGTAAATGGTCAGTTAATACATAAGAAatctaataatttaaaaatgtttacatttatgcacTGGCAGTAGCAAGTAATTGAGTACTAAAGAACCATTTGGCCCTTTAGTACTTGGAGTCTAGTAGTCCTAAAGACTCAAAGTCTTTAGGAGGAGTATATTAGTCTAAAGGGCTAAGGAGGATAGTGaatacaaacataaaagaacACAACAAAGATAGCACAGCAGATAAAAGACAAAGACAGCTCAGAGGGAGCAGAGGGAAAGGAAAATCCGTCTGACTTgcgaaacaaaataaagagaaagcaCAGCTTCACCGCCTTCATTCCCACTGACGGGCTTGACTAGAACTAATACCCAAAGCAGAGAAGTGGAGTCCAGTATCAAGACGCTGTATAATGTCTGGAGATAGTGCAAATACATGGAACACTAACCTGTTTCACCAGGGCAGACTTTGCTTCTTGCTGCAAAATGCTCCAGCCctttctcctcttttcctcctcctctgcccaTCGAGTATCTTCCTCTTTGCTCCTCTTCCCCTCCTCCCTATCAGGCCTTCTCATCGCTGAGCAGTTAATTTTGGGATTAATACGCGTGGCGGCGGTGGCTGGCTCTTTTGAGGGATTTGTAGCAGAGCTGCAGACACTTATCTTGGTCATTACGGTGCCCATATTGGATTCAAGCGTTTTAGTATCTGCCAAACATTCTGTGGCAAAGGAGTCTATCAGGGCGACACGCACCCAGGGATTAAGATAAGAAGGCCCCTCATTACGACTTCTCTCCTCCTGCGGCGTGCTGACACTCACAGCAGTCGCGACTTTTCCTACAACACCATCAGAGGAGAGGTACAGGTCTTCACCGAGCTTTTCTTCCTTTGCCTCAGTCGACACAGGTAGAGGAGAAAAAAGGTTGTCACCTGAAGAACTGAAGTTGCTTCTTAAGAGCgaagaggaggaaaataagCTGTAACAAGGTTCAGGAAGGTAGAAGTTCTGGGTTTCATTTCTGGAACCAGAGCCTTGTGTCGAGAAAAAGTGGTCCTTCCGCCTATTGTCCAGTTTGGAACTTTTTCCCTCTTGGGACAAACAAGGTCCATTTTCAATCAGCTCACAGCCACCAGCCAATGAGGTATCCAAACGCAGTTTATGGTACGAGGGTTGAGGTTTCTTTTTGATCACCATGCTGTAGCACAAAGGTGGCCCAAGGTAAACTTCCTCTGTACATGCTTCAAACAGTGTCTCCTCATTCCTGAAGTCAGGACTTGTGGGTACGGACAGAGAGGGGCTAGAAGACTGCTGCTCCACTCGGCTTCCATCTGAGATGCTGCCAGGTTCACCATCAAAACACTTCAAATCCAGACTGCCGATGTAGTCCTTGGCAGTCAGGTTAGGGGAAGAGCGTCTGCTCAACTGAGATGACTGAAAGGAAGACATTGCCACTTTGCTGCTGGGAAACAGCTCAGGGCTTGGACTGTTTGGGGTTGGTGTCGACGTGCAATAGGATGGGATGGTGTAGGGCACAGGGGTCAAACTCTTGTCCTCCGCACACTGACTGACCTCACCACAGTCGCTGTCATGGGAGGAGAGAGACAGGTAGGAGTAGAAATCTCCCTTCCGAAGATGCAGAGGCCTATGGGAGTGTTCAAGCAcctgaaggaagaaaatgaacagtttgTTGCTTCGTACTGGTTTCTAAGTAGAGGGTCTGGCGTAAGAATAAACAATATTGATAGTCACTGagagccacacacacaaatgtctTATTTTGATGCTTTAATTAAAGCTAATGTGAAgtgaaatctgattttaaactAAGAATGACtcaaattaaatagaaaagttCAGCCAGGATATATATACAACTTTGATCATTCTCTATTTGTATTTCATTGTAACTATCATAccataaaatctttatttacatattaatgttttacattatgACAATGTTTTCTGCGTGATTTCTCTTTGCCTTTTAAGAAATGTGGACTGAAAACTAATGAACTTTTAGATTGCTTTACTTACTGAAGAAATTAATAATTACATCCTCAAAGTTCTGATCCGTGATGCGATTTATTGAATTACTTCAACTGAATAAACAAATGAAGACAGATAACTTTcctttgaaataatttgtctttaaaatgcaCAGAATATACCAGGTCAAATAGGACAGCTTCAAACTCatattaattttattctgatatttttacattagtCATTCAACAATTGTGTGGTAGACACTGTGTGAATCTGATTAGTTTGTAAAATTAAAGTTCTACCTTGTCTCGGATGTGTGCTAGTGAGGTGGAGGACTGGTCTGGGACAGACCCACTGATCTCCCTCTGGGTTGCTCCATCTGACTGGTTCTCTTTGCTTTTCAGTGCTACAGAGGCCATGTCAATAATCTCCATTACAAAGTCATGAACATTCTCCTTCTTGCTTTCGTCAACGCTGAGTGGCGAGGCTGACAGGACGAAGGGGCTGCAGCAGGAAGCGTGGGATTTGTGGCCTTTTTTGGATGGCAGAGATGAATCTTTTGCTCTGACTTCCCTCCTTGTCTCTTCTGTGACCAACGATGAGAACTTAAACTTCTCTTGAATTGTGATGGCTTTCCGTCCTCCAGCAATTGAGAAGTTGTTGTCCAGTGCATTGTGGGATCTGCAGTTGACTGGAGACAGCAAAGGGGGTGAAGGAAATGAGGCACTGTGGCAGGGGAGCTCCCCTCTCAGCTCTCCCACCAAACAGGAAGTACGCTTGGAAGAGAAGGGATGCAGCTCACTGGATGGTGATGAACAAATATGACTTGTTGAAACTGAATCCATTTCAACTCTCAAGTTGCCAACATCTTCAACTTGGTCTTCTGTTTTGGTGTTCACATAAAAGTCCCTTAAAGTGTCTCTTTTCTGAGTGAACAAGCCAGACTCTTCTTGGAGTAGCTCATTGTCTTCGTCTTTTCCTTGTAGACAGCTGTGGTCAATGTTTCCATTCTCCACATCATCGACAAGTTGGCTGATGTAGCTTCTTGTCACATTCAGTCTGGTCTCATCTTCTCTTTcgtttctaccagctttgttACTGCTATCCATTAATTGTGCACGCGAGTATGTGAAGGTGGAAGGTGGAGCACTTCCACATTGCAGTTCATCCAGAAGGCCTGCCTCCGATTTGAATGAGGAGGATACAGAGGTGCGAGGAGGTCGTATCCAGCTCTGTAATTCCCTTTTCATGTACTCAAGCCCCAACTCGTAGGAGTTTTCCATGTCATCTTCATCATTatcttcatcttcctcattCCCAGAAGACAAACCATTAACCCTGTCGTCATCTCCGTCTTGTTCATCCTGAACACCAAGTTCCTCTTCAGTGAGCGTCAGTGTGGAGGATGAAAGCAGATCActgtcatcttcatcttcatctgtgCATGCTGATGTACATGAAACGTTGACCACCATGCTTAAACTAGCAGCATCCGACTCATCTACAGCTTTCCCTCCCCTGTTGCCGTTGTGACAATGTTTCCTACGAGGGCTGGAACTGGTTGCTATGTTTGGATCTAGGAAAAGAGGGTGCTGGTTTCTGAGCACAATAAAATCCTCAGAAGCCAGAGACGAGTCCTCTGTGCTACTCAGTTCTGTTAGTGACATTTTTGATAAGTTTTCATTGATCAGTGATGGCTCTCCTTTCCATAAAGTGCTAAACAACCTGGAGAGTGGAGTGTGTTGACCACCTAAAGAGGGTGAAACAGGGAAGTGGAACTTTTGTGGGATACTGCTTTGAATTGACATGTCAGAAACACTTCGGGTCATCTTCCCAACCAAAGGATTCTGAATGTTCTCCAAACGTTTCAGGAGATCAAGGGTTCTTTGGCTTAGCTCTCCAGAAGATGCCTCTGTTTCAGTATCTATGCTTGCTCTTAGATTAATTCTATCTTGGTCTTTCTCCTGGCACGGGTTCATCTCGTCAGGACTTGTGAGACTGCCCACTGCCTCCCTGCCGGGGCTGTGGCATGGATTAAGGCAGCTCTCCAAAGAGACACTATGATGCAGCCGCTCTTTGGAAGGGAATAAGTCGATACCCAGAGCCAAAAGAGACTCCAAAGAAGAGCTCTGAGACAAAACGGGACTTGATGTCCTACTGTTGAGAACAGGGGGAGTCTCTGAACTATTATAATGGTCAGGGTTACACTCTGTGTTGTCCCTCTGGGATATGAACATCTTAGAGTCATCAAGTCCTTTCACATCAATGTCAGAGTTGGAGTTTGCCGGTGTCAGGATCCCATGTCCGTTTATCAGAAATTCCACTGCTTCCCCCCCATCCTGTTTGcacctcttcttctcctccctcttgtttctttttatttcacatttcagcTCATTCCTTCTCCATTCTTCCAAATTCATAGATATTTGCATCTTGCTCCTTTTATAAGGGGCAATGCAGTTCTTTTCCAGAGCTAAACTATAATGTTCTTGTGTAACTTCACCTTTCCTCTGGtctcttttctcctttctctctaTCCCCTGATCCTCTTTCTTTCCTTGTACTCCAGAGTTTGACGATGTCTCTGAATCTCCATTGTCACTTACAATCCCACTCTCACAATCTGATCGTAGACTATTTTCCGACTGACCGCTCCTTCTGCCACCCTCACTTTCCCTATTACAAAATTCACTGTTTCTTTCTCGTTGTTGGCTACTTGACATCAAACCTCCCAGGAGGTCTGGGAGAGATTCAATAGAGGACAAGGAAGAATCTTTACTAATACTCTTCAgcaaaaaatgttctttgttttttacaggTTTATTTATGTGCATTAATGTGGAAGGAAGTGGAAACACCGGCTGCTTGCATAATTCAATACTGTGGAGGCTGTAGACTTGATATACGTTATTGTTTGGTGGGGAATGGGAGTTAACATCAATCAAGGATCCATCCTTCAAATTAGAGAACTCTTTTAACTGAGTGGCTTGGATATCAGTTTGAATCTCAACAGGTTGATTGTCAGTGGCCAAAATATTGTTTGACAGCAGACTTGATTGCAAGGCTGAGGGGAGGTTGGTTGTAAGGTCAGGTTGTGGTACATCTAGTCGCTCTGCTTCCATGACCGACATATCTGTTTCATCCCATTCCCAGGAGTCCTCTGGTGGCACTGTCCCTGAAGCCACTGACACAGGGCTTATCTGGTGGAGATCCACTAGGCCAGTTTCGAGAATGTTTCCATTAACCtacaagaaaaagagaaaaaaaaatgtttgaaagctTGCATTTGATTCCTAGGAATAGCTTGAATGTACTTTGAATGATTGGATTAAAGTGACTTTTTTGTTAAGTGCCTTGAAACAACGTGTGTTATGATTAaacactatataaataaactcacCTGAACTAAATTGAATTCATCAAGTACTCAAGCCACACAAAATTGTGACCGTCTTAGAAATATTCAGCACTAGAGGAGTAATGACATATTAAAATCCGTATTTCCCATTGTTCTCTGGCTCCAGTAAGTCCAAGTCTTCACTTCCTCTCCCTCAGTATGTCCCACATCACTCAGAACAGGACACCCTCAGTCTTTGATTTTGAAGTGAGTGCAAGTGTGTGTTTATCAAAGTATCAGCCATACCTACGTATGTTCAGAAATTCCCAAGGATGTAGCTATTACTGAGAGATGTGTTTCATTTAGTATTAGTTTGGTAAACatagaccaataaaaaatactatgaagaaaagaaaacaaagaagaaacttcTGGAGAAAGTTAAAGCAGGTGTTCCAGTTAAGAACCTTGTAGTGTTGATTActgtgatttgtttgtttgtgtgtgcatgtgtgtgtgtaaatattgtACAGAGGAATTATTTTAAAGAGTCTGTTGGATGATGTTGAATTTCACAacagatgaaaaagaaatttaaaaaaagatttgtctATAAATCCATGTCCTGCATGCTGCTTTTCTTCCACTGGTTGGTAAAAAACTGTCTATGCattcaatatttttcaatataaaaaatgtgCTACCAATTAAAGTTTTgcataaattgtaaaaatacaaatttgactAAAATTGCCTTTGACTGTGTGGCGCCATGGtcatttgtgattaaaaaactGATGAATTATTGTTATTCTTCAGTTTCTGGTATCCTGCTTTGGCACCAATTTGTTTCAaaagacatgttttgttttctgctttgagaTCAGTGTCTCTTCTCAAGTCTACGGTTGAAAAGACACCAAACTCTGAAAAAAGCATGTTCTAGGGTAATGTACaagaaacaacatgaaacaaaaaaaaagtgaaatcaacCTATTCTACAGAAACTACTCATAAGACTCAACACAAATTATTCCACTCTGGAACAAAGCAATGAATTATTCAAAGACAACTTCTGAGAGAAAGAGCGCCAAGCTGAAAATCCCAGGGTAAATACGTAATCAAAGCCTTCAGAAAGCTTGGCTGTCTAAAAATATGCTTAGACACAGGAAACCTTCTCTGCCCCAGACATAATTATACAAATTGCTCTACGTCTCGTTAACATGAGAGGGGGGTAATTCGTATTAGCCATTCATAGCCTATTAATCTAATAAACTAGTTGTCTAAacgtgtgtgttagtgtgtgtgtttcagatgGTGTGACTTTGTGTGGTTGTGGCAGTACTTAATGAATTTCTATTAGACTTGTGTTTATTCCCAATGTGCTGATAAGGGAGTTGTGGATAATGAATGAACTGAGTTTTGCGCTGCAGATGCATTCGAGAAACCTTCATTGTTGAAAAGGCAGCATTCCTGTTAGCTTAATCCAATCAATGTTAAAAACCTTCTAGAAAGTTTTGATGGAATTGTTCCCATTTGTAGAAACACCCCTTACATCAGTTTATGGCTGAATTGTAAGTATTTTTCCGACAGTAAAGAATGAAGTCACTCCTTCTATTTTCCAGTAACTcaaaccttgttttaaaaatagaagaTTACTTGAGTACAGCTAAGAGCAGGCCACTGGCAGAACTGGCTAAGGAACAGAGCTGGTCTGTTTGCAATTTCAAGTGGTGTGAATTTGCAACACATAATTAAAGAGTAGATGTATTGCATGTAGCAATAGGAATTCTGATAAATCTAACTAAGCTTAGATAATCAAAATAACCACTTTTGTGCAAAGGTAAGTTATTTCtttgccattagcacatttagcagcaagaaCATGGGGTTAATTGACAGCCCTAAggccctcctcctgactctgattggctgtttttggtcgggagtgGTGCATTTTTCAGATGGCAAGAGAAGCtcaaggaggaggtggagaagattgatcttttcacagattatttgtctcattttatactatcacaacatggtgattgttttagcaaatatgtaaaaaaattaaataaaaatttctaaaagttacatgctgcagctttaaggacaTTTTACAGAGACCAATTAACTTAATAATCAAGTTTTAGGCCTGTGGTAGGAAGCCGGTGAATCCAGAgggaacccacacatgcacaaggAGAACTTGCAGAATCCATGCACTAAGGCCCCCGGATGGGGATTCAAACccacaactgaaaaacaaaagtactaCGAACTGTGCAGCCCCCAAAAAGCCTGATGCctttaaatatgacataaatgTTTGTTGGCCTGAAACTGAACTTATAATTACAGTTTTAGGTGctggaaatgttttgattttgaaaattaatctgctttaagaaacaaaatctaGAAAATAATTTAGGGATAATTTGCATGCTATATGTTTATGTGTATAAAATGAGTACCAGTACCTTTCTGTAGGTATAGCTTATGGATTTGTGTATGGATGAATATGCTAAGGTATGTACACATACTTACTCATGTGTGAATACACACCAGAATATTTTGTAATACTGAGCTACGTATAGAAAAACCACACTAGTAATATTTACATGAATACATATAAATACAATAGGGAATGTGGGACCATTTTGATTAAGAAACACTGGGGTAGGAATTCTGAGTTTttcactttatgttttttactgCTTCCTGTTCTATTTTTGACTTGACTTTGGGTTAAATAATACATAGCatctaaatatatttgtttgcaATTATTAGTAGTTTGTTCATTTGATTTTCTCTGACATCAGAACATGTGACATGTTTTGATGTTCTCTGGTAACATCAGAACATCAGGTTGTTACAACACAGATTAATACTGCAGTTTGTGTAGTTAAATTGTTATCACACATTTTAATCCAATACAGAATTTCAAAACATCAGAGGAtcaaatgttggaaaaaagtgtaaaaataatgaatgaataagAATGACTAATTACAGTTTTAATCAGGTCGTTTGTTAGACAAAGATGAGGCAAGGTTATCTGTTCCAGTCACTCTACAgtacaaaagataaaaaaccaCAGGAATGAAAGAATGTGTAATGTGTGTGAACTACCCAAAAGTGTCtgtaaaacacaacataacGTCCCCCCAAAGCACAATGCAGTTAGTACAAGAAGATGCATTCAGGGAGAAAGCTGGTTCATCTGCTTTTTCACTGCCTGTTTAAAATCTTTCTGAGGTAGAGCCCATTAAATTTAAGATCTGCTTCCTAGACTTGGTTTTTGAATATAACTGTCTGCAGAGAGTGCTGttttgatcacataaaaatcagTGTGAAGTTCATGAaagttctttaattttttagatttcttttatgCCATAAACATTATCTTCTTTAAAAGGCTACTGTGTGTGACAGCAGCGTTTGATGGTAGAAAACATAATGACTAGTCCAGGAATCCCTGGTGTAGTCTGGGAAATACATTTAGCATATTCTGACATAAAAAGACTTTTGTAGATCAGAGACTTTTATAAGCCAGTTGTAATAGTTGTAAGTGTACAGTTTGTTCCCACACAATCatgaacaaacacaacaaaaacgaGGAGAGGACAGTCATTTTATCATTCAGCAAAGAAAGTGCTTATTTATAAGCTGAACCACACATAAAGCTCTTTAGTTCTTACTGCCCAAGTTTTCCTCCCTCTCTTGCCCTCTTTTTATTCCTCTCCAACCTCCAGTAGGAGTGAAATTACTCTCCAGCCAGGCACCAAGGTCAGAGTGTCTGGCCTTTGTGATTTATCTGTTGCTATAGGTTTTTCATATACAAGGAGAGGAAAGAAACCTCAGTGTCTAATAGTGTTtgagcaaaggaaaaaaactaataGACCAAACCCAGCTGGTATAATAAGAGTAAattcaagctttttaaaaatgactcttCATGTATACCACCGCTTTGCACAAATTAGCATGTTCATTCACTTGTGTTGCTATAGGTAGGTTTGGTTTATAAACCAGGATCACTTTCTCTATGAAGATTGCTCCACAATTAAAGTGATATAAGTTCAGTCATAACACCATATGTCTTTTAAAAGACACGTTAGTGTCAAATCAAACAGTGTGATGCTCACTGAGTGGAACTGTGTCAGCTGGCCCCCTGCAGTGTGAAATGACGGCTGTATAGTGGAAATGTGAGGGCAGTCCAACCTGCTGCTCTCCCAGCTCTCTCTTCAGTCTGTTCTGCCACTGCAGCGCCTGCATCACTATCGCCTCCCACCTCCTCTccaggttgattgacagcagctgcagggcCTCCCGGTGCTGCTCCGCATCTGGGCCCACTTCAGCCATCAGGCCCAACTGTGGAAGGATGGacggagataaaaaaaaaaggcttctcaGCAAAGGAATTACTGAATTAAGAAGATTACAACTTTTCTATTCACAAAGAGATGAGTTCATGTTTGTGATTGCAaaactttgaaatgatttttaaaactaatgtgaatgataatttattaaaacaagtttatgtCACTGGAATTGTTTTACATTCTTCTGTTCTTGACAAGTATctattttgtaagttttttcaAGTGAGAGGTTTTTAATCGTGTTTTCCTTCACTCACCtggctctgctgcagcagcttctgaCACAGTTTCAGAACTGAAGCGACTCCTCGGCGCCGGCTTCCGATCTCTGAACACAGGGACTGTAGACAGACAGGCAGATGAAGGAAGACAGGATGGATTGTCAAGTCTGAGAAGTTCTGCAGATTTCAAATAtgtcagaacaaaaacatttcaaatgaatcattttcaaCCCGCCACACTGTTTGTCTGTTAAACACTCTTTCTAAAAGTTCTTGGAGTTTGTAGAAATGAGCTGCTGTTTATGTttccttatttttcttttctcaattaGGTAGGTAAGCTTTTGTCATTTGGTTCATTTACTTTCAAATAGGTAAGTTTTGGTTAATATTCAGATTGTTTCctcttgtttgttgttgtcgGCACTATAGCTCACTCTGAAGCCATATATTCCACTTGTTGTAACATCTCAttcaaaaatacatcttttgaaaataaatatcattataaaatgttaaagtttgtcTCTGTTGGCTGCTTGAGATCTGAAGAGGATGGATCCTTCATGTCATGATCTGGCCACCCCGAGAGGGGTCATAGCAGTGCAAAGACATTATGATTGAATACCAACTTTTGTAGCTAATAATAAAaggttattttctgttttaaataataaactgatgATATCGGAGCCTTTTTGGAGTTAACCAGACATGTAGTTCTTAATTAGTATTCACTACAACAAAATATGATCATACAAGCTTCTCTGTTACAATATAAAAGTGCTCTGTCCAAGCATGAGCAAAATTAATTCTTTTATCTGTCATTCAGAAAAGTTGAAAGTCAATTAGTGATAGTATAACTCATTATATTTTGTTAATGCAAGTTTAAATTCAACACAAAGATCTGTGATCAGCAATAACATGTAAAAGAAGTGAAAATATCCACCAAAACTCTCCTACC from Xiphophorus couchianus chromosome 13, X_couchianus-1.0, whole genome shotgun sequence harbors:
- the akap6 gene encoding A-kinase anchor protein 6 isoform X1 — protein: MSVATLSPVSPEPPSPKLMFITDVEPSLHPANAPVCPDMAHQSLNGASSLGPKSNQSNLTGEESITDPVFSQRTKKPPPLHTGADWKVVLHLPEIEKWLRATSDRVAQLTHSVGQDTDNRHVDVHLVQLKDICEDISDHVEQIHALLETEFSLKLLSYSVNIIVDIRTVQLLWHQLRVSVLVLKERLLQGLQDPNGNYTRQTDILQAFSQDQHQTRLDALTEVDDCGQLTIRCSQDYFSLDCGITAFELSDYSPSDHPEDRGTESTVEDTSQNIIHTTNSNLELHKSLPQHSLPSDIDNHSHSTPETPTNQSDMPKYSESSKRPLQAVSHSTESSPTQPSLPKRAALFSNKGTKSRGSFRKARQQSELQHKAELSQSTPSLVNPPDRSKFWLELDSVDLRTLPQSNESLQKTIEDNLKNHHVSSTHRKPEGSSGANDSLPVCRLMSLDEISTQTERRQKRTYAVSMGDSDSSLPSPISEQLLSSDLEASGEESDAQRGGSRNAGWTVNRQGHKKGSQVPSERIQSREHWYGSDEFLALPAQLRETEMLAVKLESLIQSSTLQKQRGLQDVDDWELSELNVDWDAGENGVNTRNIVESGDYGPSPLLSLHPHRQTSVSCFSSSSSDVAPSLEDSIESEPLSDLQSGEEQSRRSVDGSPQLTAPLVDGHGCASLMKKLLDDIQDQNEGIWVKMECFVQKLDGFISWLQEALDSTENWMQPRQDLDSLRVYLDTHLTFKLNVDSQHALKESILAEGKSLLGIITSHQLALKDILLMVGSQWDQLQWQIRRQHGWMLRALRCIQTRLLYTSHSQQPCASNGQFPCLAEDLKVEQNSTECNIQQVALETMSVRLKGLHYPSSSRKYNRSSSLQEFEAEYQELWEWLMDMDAMVTDSHQLMMSEEQRHHLFKSSLAELLMMKSRKTSLLRQAASLKRIGTELPSNLHIKIHNLTHTWQQLEKILSEHSVPCSSEQKLSSNANTLLVSGQDVAAESPRSALSPMTNSLLEQLEARIKELKAWLRDTELLIFNSCLRQETCAFEQLSSFKSLCSEIGSRRRGVASVLKLCQKLLQQSQLGLMAEVGPDAEQHREALQLLSINLERRWEAIVMQALQWQNRLKRELGEQQVNGNILETGLVDLHQISPVSVASGTVPPEDSWEWDETDMSVMEAERLDVPQPDLTTNLPSALQSSLLSNNILATDNQPVEIQTDIQATQLKEFSNLKDGSLIDVNSHSPPNNNVYQVYSLHSIELCKQPVFPLPSTLMHINKPVKNKEHFLLKSISKDSSLSSIESLPDLLGGLMSSSQQRERNSEFCNRESEGGRRSGQSENSLRSDCESGIVSDNGDSETSSNSGVQGKKEDQGIERKEKRDQRKGEVTQEHYSLALEKNCIAPYKRSKMQISMNLEEWRRNELKCEIKRNKREEKKRCKQDGGEAVEFLINGHGILTPANSNSDIDVKGLDDSKMFISQRDNTECNPDHYNSSETPPVLNSRTSSPVLSQSSSLESLLALGIDLFPSKERLHHSVSLESCLNPCHSPGREAVGSLTSPDEMNPCQEKDQDRINLRASIDTETEASSGELSQRTLDLLKRLENIQNPLVGKMTRSVSDMSIQSSIPQKFHFPVSPSLGGQHTPLSRLFSTLWKGEPSLINENLSKMSLTELSSTEDSSLASEDFIVLRNQHPLFLDPNIATSSSPRRKHCHNGNRGGKAVDESDAASLSMVVNVSCTSACTDEDEDDSDLLSSSTLTLTEEELGVQDEQDGDDDRVNGLSSGNEEDEDNDEDDMENSYELGLEYMKRELQSWIRPPRTSVSSSFKSEAGLLDELQCGSAPPSTFTYSRAQLMDSSNKAGRNEREDETRLNVTRSYISQLVDDVENGNIDHSCLQGKDEDNELLQEESGLFTQKRDTLRDFYVNTKTEDQVEDVGNLRVEMDSVSTSHICSSPSSELHPFSSKRTSCLVGELRGELPCHSASFPSPPLLSPVNCRSHNALDNNFSIAGGRKAITIQEKFKFSSLVTEETRREVRAKDSSLPSKKGHKSHASCCSPFVLSASPLSVDESKKENVHDFVMEIIDMASVALKSKENQSDGATQREISGSVPDQSSTSLAHIRDKVLEHSHRPLHLRKGDFYSYLSLSSHDSDCGEVSQCAEDKSLTPVPYTIPSYCTSTPTPNSPSPELFPSSKVAMSSFQSSQLSRRSSPNLTAKDYIGSLDLKCFDGEPGSISDGSRVEQQSSSPSLSVPTSPDFRNEETLFEACTEEVYLGPPLCYSMVIKKKPQPSYHKLRLDTSLAGGCELIENGPCLSQEGKSSKLDNRRKDHFFSTQGSGSRNETQNFYLPEPCYSLFSSSSLLRSNFSSSGDNLFSPLPVSTEAKEEKLGEDLYLSSDGVVGKVATAVSVSTPQEERSRNEGPSYLNPWVRVALIDSFATECLADTKTLESNMGTVMTKISVCSSATNPSKEPATAATRINPKINCSAMRRPDREEGKRSKEEDTRWAEEEEKRRKGWSILQQEAKSALVKQAGFWPVLGHSVGGTQDETNPQ